Proteins found in one Paenibacillus dendritiformis genomic segment:
- a CDS encoding sugar phosphate nucleotidyltransferase, whose amino-acid sequence MKAVIMAGGKGTRLRPLTLHTPKPMVPLLNRPCMEYALDLLRRCDIYEIGVTVQYLPEVIRNYFGDGSDFGVKLRYFEEESPLGTAGSVKHAASFLDETFLVISGDALTDFNLRDAIEFHRQKQAIATMVMARVASPLEYGVVMTDDGGRVTRFLEKPGWSEVFSDTVNTGIYIMEPELLERIPDGASYDFSLQLFPQLLEEGLPLYGYAAEGYWSDIGTLQQYRQTQYDMLDRKVAVRIQAAEPMPGLFVEQGVRLPSRIRLIGPSYIGAGCTLHPSCSIGPYTILGSGNVVYPHSALERSIVWNGCSIGSRAELQEALLMDRTQVGQDVRIQEGAVIGSGCALGDKSVIRPEVKLWPGKRVDRLRTVNASLIWSEDAPASLFRGSRICGTPNADLTPAFAGELAAAYGSVLPAGASVVLARGPHDFDALLQTAFAAGLRSAGIHVTDIGEVSAACTRYAVRKLGAAGAVHIGLCPPAAGSGPERGALCWMDAKGRPLSSPAARKIEQAYFQEDYARGAVDRLGRLESYAHARADYIAALQRELDLESIAAANYAFVLHAPAAHAPEIEAWAAMLGGSRIHLRAETSSPAAVLEQVRRLDADFGIAWDADDRLQVITPEGGLHEPEALLPLIVRALALRGVRASLGMPVSAPAAVEAAAEGSLLQIVRTKEDLHAQMEATSGLPLHPGAHPLYAAGLLIQCAAEGRTLCQLQEQLPSLCMAKEEILCRREETGPLLRGMTEWVRKGKHQVELLDGIRLQAEDGWVLILPDADEPRFQIVAQADSMDTARRLARQYANRLAKTQLLIRK is encoded by the coding sequence ATGAAAGCCGTAATTATGGCCGGCGGCAAAGGAACCCGGCTGCGCCCGCTCACGCTGCATACCCCGAAACCGATGGTTCCGCTGTTGAACCGGCCGTGCATGGAATATGCGCTGGATCTGCTGCGGCGCTGCGATATTTACGAGATCGGCGTGACGGTGCAGTATCTCCCCGAGGTCATTCGCAATTATTTCGGCGACGGGTCTGACTTCGGCGTGAAGCTCCGCTACTTCGAGGAGGAGAGCCCGCTCGGGACCGCCGGGAGCGTCAAGCATGCCGCTTCCTTCCTCGACGAGACGTTCCTGGTCATCAGCGGAGACGCGCTGACCGACTTCAATCTGCGCGACGCGATCGAGTTCCATCGGCAGAAGCAGGCGATCGCCACGATGGTGATGGCGCGCGTCGCCTCTCCGCTCGAATACGGCGTCGTCATGACCGATGACGGCGGGCGGGTGACCCGCTTCCTGGAGAAGCCGGGCTGGAGCGAGGTATTCAGCGATACGGTCAATACGGGCATTTATATTATGGAGCCGGAACTGCTGGAGCGAATCCCGGACGGCGCCAGCTACGACTTCAGTCTCCAGCTCTTCCCGCAGCTGCTGGAGGAAGGGCTGCCGCTGTACGGCTATGCGGCGGAAGGCTACTGGTCCGACATCGGGACGCTCCAGCAATACCGCCAGACGCAATACGACATGCTCGATCGCAAAGTCGCTGTCCGCATTCAGGCGGCCGAACCGATGCCGGGCCTGTTCGTCGAGCAGGGGGTGCGGCTGCCGTCCCGCATCCGGCTGATCGGCCCGTCCTACATCGGCGCGGGCTGTACCCTTCACCCGTCCTGCTCCATCGGCCCGTATACGATTCTCGGCTCGGGCAATGTCGTCTACCCGCACAGCGCCCTGGAGCGCAGCATCGTCTGGAACGGCTGCAGCATCGGCAGCCGCGCCGAGCTGCAGGAAGCGCTGCTGATGGATCGGACGCAGGTCGGTCAGGACGTCCGCATCCAGGAAGGAGCGGTCATCGGGAGCGGCTGCGCGCTCGGCGACAAGTCGGTCATCCGGCCGGAGGTCAAGTTGTGGCCGGGCAAGCGCGTCGACCGCCTGCGCACCGTCAACGCCTCGCTCATCTGGAGCGAGGATGCGCCGGCCTCCCTCTTCCGCGGCAGCCGCATCTGCGGCACGCCGAACGCGGATCTGACACCCGCCTTCGCGGGAGAGCTGGCCGCAGCCTACGGCTCGGTACTGCCGGCGGGAGCGTCCGTCGTGCTGGCGCGCGGCCCGCATGACTTCGATGCGCTGCTCCAGACCGCGTTCGCGGCCGGTCTCCGCTCCGCCGGCATCCATGTCACCGACATCGGCGAAGTGTCAGCGGCCTGCACCCGCTACGCGGTCCGGAAGCTCGGCGCAGCCGGCGCGGTGCATATCGGACTGTGCCCGCCGGCCGCAGGGTCCGGTCCGGAGCGGGGCGCCCTCTGCTGGATGGATGCCAAGGGGCGGCCCCTCTCCAGCCCCGCCGCTCGCAAAATAGAGCAGGCCTACTTCCAGGAGGATTATGCGCGGGGCGCGGTCGATCGGCTGGGCAGACTCGAATCGTATGCCCACGCCCGGGCGGATTATATCGCGGCGCTGCAGCGCGAGCTCGATCTGGAGTCGATCGCGGCGGCGAATTACGCCTTCGTCCTGCACGCCCCTGCCGCCCACGCGCCCGAGATCGAGGCCTGGGCGGCCATGCTCGGCGGGTCCCGGATCCATCTCCGGGCGGAGACGTCCAGCCCTGCCGCAGTGCTGGAGCAGGTCCGTCGCCTGGACGCCGACTTCGGCATCGCCTGGGACGCGGACGACCGGCTGCAGGTCATCACGCCGGAAGGCGGCCTGCATGAGCCCGAAGCGCTGCTTCCGCTGATAGTGCGGGCGCTGGCGCTGCGCGGCGTCCGGGCTTCCTTGGGCATGCCAGTGAGCGCGCCCGCTGCCGTCGAAGCCGCGGCAGAAGGAAGTCTGCTGCAAATCGTGCGCACGAAGGAGGATCTCCACGCCCAGATGGAAGCCACCTCCGGCCTGCCCCTTCATCCGGGGGCCCATCCGCTGTACGCCGCCGGCCTGCTCATCCAATGCGCCGCCGAAGGAAGAACGCTCTGCCAGCTGCAGGAGCAGCTCCCTTCCCTGTGCATGGCGAAGGAGGAGATTCTATGCCGCCGGGAGGAGACCGGGCCGCTGCTGCGGGGGATGACCGAATGGGTGCGGAAAGGGAAGCATCAAGTGGAATTGCTGGACGGCATCCGGCTTCAGGCCGAGGACGGATGGGTCCTGATTCTGCCCGACGCCGACGAGCCCCGCTTCCAGATCGTCGCCCAGGCGGACAGCATGGATACCGCGCGCCGCCTGGCCCGGCAGTATGCCAACCGGCTGGCGAAAACGCAGCTTCTTATAAGGAAGTGA
- a CDS encoding glycoside hydrolase family 15 protein, giving the protein MPRPLVVGNGKFLVNLDDRCSIRDIYYPYVGQVNHVGGYRCRTGLWADGRFSWLEDAAWRVRPAYAEDSLVTEVEACHDSLGLTLRINDAVHQRENIFLRRVQLRNEADKAREIRIFFHQDLAINETEVGDTAAFYPDNRTLFHYKKNSYFMFNGLSAQADGTTAGIYEYTTGIKRFHQAEGTWKDAEDGHLMGNPIAQGSVDSTFSLHLIVPGGETREAYYWFSAGSRLEEVKRLDRYVADSHPGRLIDRVRTYWQRWANKRSKPFADLEPDLVRLYKQSLLAVRSQTDVNGAIIAANDTDIMQFNRDHYSYMWPRDGALVAQAMSAAGYHGMIAPFFRFCADALTEDGYLLHKYNPDGTVGSSWHPYLHDGQEQLPIQEDETALVLHALWQDYELHEDIELPQSLYRTFIRKAARFLLEYCDDRLGLPRPSYDLWEERYGIFTFTSAAVYGGLTAAARFAALFGDDERSNAYARGAEEIKAGMLRHLWNEEHGRFARGLHRVDGQWRQDMTPESSIFGIYAFGVLPPDDPRVASTMRSLREALSVRSATGGIARYWGDYYFQRCSDMEVAPGNPWIICTLWFACYDIATATSLEQLVSARRTLRWVADHSLPSGLLPEQLDPYDGSPVSVAPLTWSHATYIDTVLKYVAKYEQLQASQACS; this is encoded by the coding sequence ATGCCGAGACCGCTTGTCGTAGGCAACGGCAAGTTCCTTGTCAACCTGGACGATCGATGTTCAATCCGGGATATCTATTATCCGTATGTCGGGCAGGTCAATCATGTCGGCGGCTACCGCTGCCGCACCGGCCTATGGGCGGACGGCCGCTTCAGCTGGCTGGAGGATGCCGCCTGGCGCGTCAGGCCGGCCTATGCCGAAGATTCCCTCGTTACCGAGGTGGAGGCCTGCCATGACAGCCTCGGCTTGACGCTGCGGATCAACGATGCCGTCCATCAGCGGGAAAATATATTTCTGCGGCGCGTTCAATTGCGGAACGAAGCGGATAAGGCGCGGGAGATTCGAATTTTTTTCCATCAGGATCTGGCCATTAACGAGACCGAAGTGGGAGATACCGCCGCCTTCTACCCGGATAACCGGACCCTGTTTCACTACAAAAAAAACAGCTACTTCATGTTCAATGGCTTGTCCGCCCAGGCGGACGGCACGACGGCCGGAATATACGAATATACGACCGGGATCAAGCGGTTCCATCAGGCCGAGGGAACGTGGAAGGATGCGGAGGACGGCCATCTGATGGGCAATCCGATCGCGCAAGGCTCGGTGGACAGCACATTCAGCCTGCACCTGATCGTCCCGGGCGGCGAGACGCGGGAAGCCTATTACTGGTTCAGCGCCGGCAGCCGGCTGGAAGAGGTGAAGCGTCTGGACCGCTATGTGGCCGACAGCCACCCCGGGAGACTGATCGATCGGGTGCGGACCTATTGGCAGCGCTGGGCGAATAAGCGGAGCAAGCCGTTCGCCGATCTGGAGCCGGATCTCGTGCGGCTTTACAAGCAGAGCCTGCTGGCGGTCCGCAGCCAGACGGACGTGAACGGCGCGATTATCGCCGCCAATGATACGGACATCATGCAGTTCAATCGGGATCATTACAGCTACATGTGGCCGCGAGACGGTGCGCTCGTCGCGCAGGCGATGTCCGCCGCGGGCTATCACGGCATGATCGCCCCCTTTTTCCGTTTCTGCGCGGATGCATTAACCGAGGACGGTTACTTGCTTCATAAATATAATCCGGACGGGACGGTCGGCTCCAGCTGGCATCCCTATTTGCATGACGGTCAGGAGCAGCTGCCCATTCAAGAGGATGAGACGGCGCTCGTCCTGCACGCGCTCTGGCAAGATTATGAGCTCCATGAAGACATCGAGTTGCCGCAATCGCTGTACCGCACCTTCATCCGCAAGGCGGCGCGCTTCCTGCTCGAGTATTGCGACGACCGCCTCGGCCTCCCCCGCCCGAGCTATGATCTGTGGGAAGAGCGGTACGGCATCTTCACCTTCACCTCCGCCGCCGTGTACGGAGGATTGACGGCGGCCGCCCGCTTCGCCGCCCTGTTCGGCGATGACGAGCGCTCGAACGCCTATGCACGGGGGGCGGAGGAGATCAAGGCCGGGATGCTGCGGCACCTGTGGAACGAGGAACACGGCCGGTTCGCGCGCGGGCTGCACCGGGTCGACGGCCAGTGGCGGCAGGATATGACGCCCGAGAGCAGCATCTTCGGCATCTACGCCTTCGGCGTGCTGCCGCCGGACGATCCGCGCGTCGCCTCGACGATGCGCTCCTTGAGAGAGGCGCTGTCGGTGCGCAGCGCCACAGGCGGAATCGCGCGCTATTGGGGCGACTACTATTTCCAGCGCTGCTCCGACATGGAGGTGGCGCCCGGCAACCCGTGGATCATCTGCACGCTCTGGTTCGCCTGCTACGACATCGCCACCGCGACCTCGCTCGAACAGCTCGTGTCGGCGCGCCGCACGCTGCGCTGGGTCGCCGATCACAGCCTGCCGAGCGGTCTGCTGCCGGAACAGCTCGATCCGTACGACGGCAGCCCCGTCTCGGTCGCGCCGCTTACTTGGTCCCACGCGACCTATATCGATACGGTGCTCAAATATGTCGCCAAATACGAGCAGCTCCAAGCTTCGCAAGCTTGCTCCTGA
- a CDS encoding GNAT family N-acetyltransferase: MFATERIKLRKMTEQDASVYHKWRNTPEAMYWTNPSMDVYTEEETAAFVKNVILGSPASKSYIIADAADDKPIGVTSLIAIDEKNRNAELIIDIGEPAYWGKGYGREALSLLLRYAFRELNLHRVSLRVFDFNARAVALYEKIGFHREGVSREALFRDGAWHHIIHMGMLQSEFTD; encoded by the coding sequence ATGTTTGCAACAGAGCGAATCAAGCTCCGCAAAATGACGGAGCAGGACGCCAGCGTCTATCATAAGTGGCGAAATACGCCGGAAGCGATGTACTGGACGAACCCGTCGATGGATGTATATACCGAGGAGGAGACGGCGGCCTTCGTGAAAAATGTCATTCTTGGCTCTCCGGCTTCCAAATCATACATCATCGCGGATGCGGCGGACGACAAGCCGATCGGCGTCACTTCGCTTATCGCGATCGATGAGAAGAACCGGAATGCCGAGCTGATTATCGATATCGGCGAGCCGGCTTACTGGGGGAAGGGGTACGGACGCGAGGCGCTCTCGCTGCTCCTGCGTTACGCCTTCCGCGAGCTGAATCTGCACCGCGTGTCGCTGCGGGTTTTCGATTTCAATGCAAGAGCCGTCGCCTTGTATGAGAAGATCGGCTTCCACCGGGAAGGCGTCTCCCGGGAGGCGTTGTTCCGCGATGGAGCGTGGCATCATATTATCCATATGGGCATGCTGCAATCGGAGTTCACGGACTGA
- a CDS encoding ABC transporter substrate-binding protein: MNTDYLDMRAHFYPRESEGRVRFRLDELAEVWKCSSKQAKRKLKKLDEDGICSYVPGRGRGNYSEIRFRTDFQDDLNAAIRHSLLAKNMELLMHILQLPCPKQWSGQLLRPMQELLGLQAPDPITDVLQAIVTLPVTNLDPAQASVTYDLMLISLIGDTLLRYDAARDQLLPHLAAAWETDANCRAWTVYLRKQARFHHRRPLTSGDVKFSLERLMQPDCANRWLAEDIDDVNCMNPLTVLITLKRPNPLFGRFLAAAPTTIVAEDAPVHDKHFIGTGPYMLTECNRRKAVLEAFDDYFGLRPYIDTVQFWHVRPEAAHQIGYHLAGTSAQPEARRDGDEGGEMDHVAVEERVEQGFRFLLFNTRHAGRMQDQALRHAIHELCDVEAMWRDLGRSGLVPASHFVPGKSKPFARSLRRARQWLAQSGYQGEDVHLSLLDLPAAWEEGLWLKRRAARIGINLVLHPYALDELYDGSAEERMHLILSGYVSTHDPLLSMMGAFHNPVLPFRKWMADEHIRSIDGMLEQMKQADPLAGESLGDDIIRYIQDNMLLVFLYHPRHRHRFDLMLRDIQFDPFAFPDVTALWVRPAWTAEGRRQP, translated from the coding sequence ATGAACACCGATTATTTGGATATGCGCGCCCATTTCTACCCGCGCGAGTCGGAGGGCCGCGTCCGGTTCCGGCTGGACGAGCTGGCCGAAGTCTGGAAGTGCAGCAGCAAGCAGGCGAAGCGCAAATTAAAAAAACTGGATGAAGACGGCATCTGCTCCTACGTTCCCGGCAGAGGCAGGGGCAATTATTCCGAGATCCGGTTCCGGACCGATTTTCAAGATGATCTGAACGCGGCGATCAGGCATAGTCTGCTGGCCAAAAATATGGAGCTGCTGATGCATATTCTCCAGCTTCCTTGTCCGAAGCAGTGGAGCGGTCAGCTGCTGCGGCCGATGCAAGAGCTGCTGGGGCTGCAGGCGCCTGACCCGATCACCGATGTGCTGCAGGCGATCGTGACCTTGCCCGTAACGAATCTCGATCCGGCCCAGGCATCCGTGACGTACGATCTGATGCTCATCTCGCTCATCGGCGACACGCTGCTGCGGTATGATGCGGCCCGGGACCAGCTGCTTCCTCATCTGGCTGCTGCCTGGGAGACGGACGCAAACTGCCGGGCGTGGACCGTATATCTGCGCAAGCAGGCCCGCTTCCATCACCGCCGGCCGCTGACAAGCGGCGACGTGAAGTTCAGCCTGGAGCGGTTGATGCAACCGGACTGCGCCAACCGGTGGCTGGCGGAGGACATCGACGACGTGAACTGCATGAACCCGCTCACCGTCCTCATTACTCTGAAGCGCCCGAATCCGCTGTTCGGCCGCTTTCTCGCAGCGGCGCCGACGACGATCGTCGCGGAGGATGCCCCTGTCCATGACAAGCATTTTATCGGAACAGGCCCTTATATGCTCACCGAATGCAATCGGCGCAAAGCCGTGCTGGAAGCGTTTGATGATTATTTCGGTCTGCGGCCTTATATCGACACCGTCCAATTTTGGCATGTGCGACCGGAGGCCGCCCATCAGATCGGGTACCACCTGGCCGGGACTAGCGCACAACCCGAAGCAAGGAGAGACGGCGATGAAGGCGGGGAGATGGATCATGTGGCCGTGGAGGAGCGGGTCGAGCAAGGCTTCCGCTTCCTGTTGTTCAATACGAGGCACGCCGGGCGGATGCAGGACCAGGCGCTGCGGCACGCCATTCATGAGCTATGCGACGTGGAGGCGATGTGGCGCGATCTAGGCCGAAGCGGGCTCGTCCCGGCGTCGCATTTTGTCCCGGGGAAGAGCAAGCCGTTCGCACGGAGCCTGCGGCGTGCCCGGCAATGGCTGGCCCAGAGCGGCTATCAGGGCGAAGATGTGCATCTATCCCTGCTTGATCTGCCTGCGGCATGGGAAGAGGGGCTCTGGCTGAAGCGGCGGGCGGCACGGATCGGGATCAATCTGGTTCTTCATCCGTATGCGCTCGACGAGCTGTATGACGGTTCTGCGGAAGAGCGAATGCACTTGATCTTGTCCGGATACGTATCGACGCACGATCCGCTTCTGTCCATGATGGGAGCCTTCCATAACCCGGTGCTTCCTTTTCGAAAATGGATGGCTGACGAGCATATCCGATCAATCGACGGGATGCTGGAACAGATGAAGCAAGCGGATCCTCTCGCGGGGGAATCGCTTGGCGATGACATTATCCGCTATATTCAAGACAACATGCTGCTCGTCTTTCTGTACCATCCGCGGCATCGGCACCGCTTCGATCTGATGCTGCGGGATATTCAATTCGATCCGTTCGCCTTCCCCGACGTGACGGCCTTATGGGTACGGCCGGCGTGGACGGCGGAGGGAAGGCGGCAGCCGTAA
- a CDS encoding alpha/beta hydrolase family protein yields MEQRAITAEDLYRFVWLSDPAVNPQDGTIAYVARQVNEEKSGYRSRIHITAADGTKSKAFTNGEQDSAPVWSPDGTKLAFLRKKGKHQQIWTMAADGGEAEAITDAEFGVSAFAWSPDGSRLLYASSIDPAKSEQKEQQEDGEKKPGKQALVVDRLKCKADGKGLLDGKRTHLFVFHPASGSTVQLTSGDYDIHDFVWSPDGVHAAFSAKRVEDEAVDPDLVFTQDIFVVNCEDGACRRVTESGLVIGKLAFSPDGQTIAFFGHDRQYENATLIRLYTVPAAGGAAVCVTADLDLYLGNAAVTDMKAGGSSTPVFTPDGSAVYSLISAEGSVQLARFPLEGGYEAETLFTSGEREVTQFTVTKDGQRIVFISADPLQPGELFIMDTATGEERRLAAPNEDFLAELKLSRPESFWVETSDGWKVQAWIMKPSGVSAGEKVPTIVEIHGGPHTMYANSFMHEFQLLVAQGYAVLYTNPRGSHGYGQKFVDACRGDYGGKDYEDIMEALDQAIARYDFVDQERLGVTGGSYGGFMTNWIVGHTNRFKGAVTQRSISNWFSFYGVSDIGYYFTEYQICAQPWEDPEKLWKHSPLAYVNEVQTPLLILHGEDDLRCPIEQAEQLYVALKRLGKTTQLVRFPGANHDLSRNGHPELRVERLNRIAGWMKQYV; encoded by the coding sequence ATGGAGCAGCGCGCCATCACAGCGGAAGATTTATATAGGTTCGTATGGTTAAGCGACCCGGCCGTTAATCCGCAGGACGGAACGATTGCATATGTAGCGAGACAGGTCAATGAGGAGAAGAGCGGATACCGCTCCCGCATACATATCACGGCAGCAGACGGAACGAAGAGCAAGGCATTTACGAACGGGGAGCAGGACAGCGCGCCTGTCTGGTCGCCGGACGGGACGAAGCTGGCCTTCCTGCGCAAGAAGGGGAAGCACCAGCAGATCTGGACGATGGCGGCCGATGGGGGCGAAGCGGAAGCCATAACGGACGCGGAGTTCGGCGTCAGCGCATTTGCCTGGTCGCCGGACGGTTCCCGTCTGTTGTATGCATCGAGCATCGATCCGGCCAAGAGCGAACAGAAGGAGCAGCAGGAAGACGGCGAGAAGAAGCCTGGCAAGCAGGCGCTCGTCGTCGACCGGCTGAAATGCAAGGCGGACGGCAAAGGATTGCTTGACGGCAAGCGCACGCATTTATTTGTATTTCATCCCGCATCGGGCTCGACCGTTCAATTGACTTCCGGAGATTATGATATTCATGATTTCGTCTGGTCGCCGGACGGCGTTCATGCCGCCTTCTCCGCCAAGCGTGTCGAGGATGAAGCGGTCGACCCGGATCTCGTCTTCACGCAAGACATCTTCGTCGTGAACTGCGAGGACGGCGCTTGCCGCCGCGTGACGGAGTCCGGTCTTGTCATCGGGAAGCTCGCCTTCTCGCCTGACGGGCAAACGATCGCGTTCTTCGGCCATGACCGCCAATATGAGAACGCGACCTTGATCCGCCTCTATACCGTACCGGCCGCGGGGGGCGCCGCCGTATGCGTAACCGCCGATCTCGATTTGTATCTCGGCAACGCGGCCGTGACCGACATGAAGGCCGGAGGCTCTTCAACTCCCGTGTTCACCCCGGACGGCTCCGCCGTATACTCGCTCATCTCGGCGGAAGGCAGCGTTCAGCTCGCACGCTTCCCGCTGGAGGGAGGTTATGAAGCGGAAACATTGTTTACCTCCGGCGAGCGGGAGGTTACCCAATTTACGGTGACGAAGGACGGGCAGCGGATCGTCTTCATCTCGGCCGATCCGCTGCAGCCGGGAGAGCTGTTCATCATGGATACGGCAACGGGCGAAGAGCGCCGGCTGGCCGCCCCGAACGAAGACTTCCTGGCGGAGCTGAAGCTGAGCCGGCCGGAATCGTTCTGGGTCGAGACCTCCGACGGTTGGAAGGTACAGGCGTGGATAATGAAGCCGTCAGGAGTGTCTGCGGGCGAGAAGGTGCCGACCATCGTCGAGATTCACGGCGGGCCGCATACGATGTACGCGAATTCGTTCATGCATGAATTCCAACTGCTTGTCGCCCAGGGCTATGCGGTTCTGTATACGAACCCGCGCGGCAGTCACGGCTACGGACAGAAGTTCGTCGATGCTTGCCGCGGAGATTACGGCGGGAAGGATTATGAGGATATTATGGAGGCGCTGGATCAGGCCATCGCCCGCTACGACTTCGTGGATCAAGAGCGGCTCGGCGTGACCGGCGGCAGCTACGGCGGCTTCATGACCAACTGGATCGTCGGCCATACGAACCGCTTCAAGGGCGCCGTCACCCAGCGCTCGATCTCGAACTGGTTCTCCTTCTATGGCGTCAGCGATATCGGCTACTACTTCACCGAGTATCAGATCTGCGCTCAGCCGTGGGAGGATCCGGAGAAGCTGTGGAAGCATTCTCCGCTCGCTTATGTAAATGAGGTGCAGACGCCGCTGTTGATTCTGCACGGAGAGGACGATCTGCGCTGCCCCATCGAGCAGGCCGAGCAGCTGTACGTGGCCTTGAAGCGCCTGGGCAAGACAACCCAGTTGGTACGGTTCCCGGGCGCGAACCATGATCTGTCGCGCAACGGGCATCCCGAGCTGCGCGTAGAGCGGCTGAACCGGATTGCCGGCTGGATGAAGCAATACGTATAG
- a CDS encoding class I SAM-dependent methyltransferase → MDWHYHQPVFASDSAPELPQLFMTQGAWSGHRRFAYDLVRFARPRIIVELGTLYGTSFFAFCQAVKDGQLNSHCFAIDSWRGDPHVGVYNDSVFHAVQAVTDREFPNIGVLVRSDFNGAAKYFADGYIDILHIDGYHTYEAVCNDYINWLPKLARNGIVLFHDIAIRMGDFGVYRLWEELQIHPRITFTHSCGLGVLFPKGCPAEWLPLIENQGALVANYGAGQS, encoded by the coding sequence ATGGATTGGCACTATCACCAGCCCGTGTTCGCCTCAGATTCGGCGCCGGAGCTGCCGCAACTTTTTATGACGCAAGGAGCCTGGTCCGGCCATCGCCGGTTCGCGTATGATCTGGTCCGCTTCGCCCGGCCCCGCATCATCGTGGAATTGGGCACCTTGTACGGCACCTCGTTCTTCGCCTTCTGCCAGGCGGTGAAAGACGGACAACTGAACTCCCACTGCTTCGCCATCGATTCGTGGAGGGGCGATCCGCATGTCGGCGTCTATAACGATAGCGTCTTTCATGCGGTTCAGGCCGTTACGGACCGCGAATTTCCGAATATCGGCGTCTTGGTGCGGAGCGACTTCAACGGAGCGGCGAAATATTTCGCCGACGGATACATCGACATCCTCCATATTGACGGTTATCACACCTACGAAGCGGTTTGCAATGACTATATAAACTGGCTTCCGAAGCTGGCCCGGAACGGAATCGTATTGTTCCATGACATCGCCATCCGCATGGGAGATTTCGGCGTTTACCGACTGTGGGAAGAGCTTCAAATACATCCCCGTATCACGTTCACACATTCATGCGGACTCGGCGTCCTATTCCCCAAAGGATGCCCTGCCGAATGGCTGCCGCTGATTGAGAACCAGGGAGCGCTTGTGGCGAACTATGGCGCGGGACAATCGTAG
- a CDS encoding glycosyltransferase family 61 protein encodes MNTIPNLFYHRTRDWAAGYAYNLSLLQERYKIIYPEETVVLPAPKGVDLPRWPPLYHTDEAFVAVIPEGRVMTGCGYVVTPDHRRLLDVELAYPYPFIELPPPQYTTETVATLLWGWNIPGFASTQAIFGHWFFDILPRIHLLEQSGIAIDKYLIGQLTHPFQYESLQMLGFPMDKLIQVDRNDFHLVARKLVVPAVPFILGGCPRWASQFIRSRLKDAHSIPPRPGYERIYVSRQDAHVRHVINEEEVMQVLAEKGFVRIVLTPLSMADKIAIYSSAQVIVSPFGSGSINTAFCNPGSTLIELTPVTVMDGYFWKISNHAGMNYYEVVCDIEQPPKPLGGADNLIVDIEKLKRVLHMAGI; translated from the coding sequence ATGAATACGATCCCTAATCTTTTCTATCACCGGACGCGAGACTGGGCTGCCGGTTATGCCTATAATCTCTCATTGCTGCAAGAGAGGTACAAAATCATATACCCGGAGGAAACCGTCGTCTTGCCTGCACCCAAAGGGGTGGACTTGCCTCGTTGGCCGCCGCTATACCACACCGATGAGGCATTCGTGGCGGTCATTCCGGAGGGAAGAGTCATGACCGGGTGCGGGTACGTTGTTACCCCCGACCATCGCCGGCTTCTTGACGTGGAACTTGCTTATCCCTATCCGTTCATCGAGCTTCCTCCGCCTCAATATACAACAGAAACCGTGGCCACGTTGTTATGGGGCTGGAATATTCCCGGCTTTGCCTCTACACAGGCCATTTTCGGGCATTGGTTTTTTGATATTTTGCCCCGAATTCATCTGCTGGAGCAGAGCGGAATCGCTATCGACAAATATTTAATCGGCCAACTGACTCATCCATTTCAATATGAATCGCTGCAAATGCTCGGTTTTCCGATGGATAAATTAATTCAAGTCGACCGGAACGACTTCCATCTGGTCGCGCGCAAGCTGGTTGTGCCTGCCGTCCCGTTCATTCTCGGCGGATGTCCCCGCTGGGCCAGTCAGTTCATCCGCTCCCGCCTGAAAGACGCACATTCGATACCTCCCCGTCCCGGCTATGAGCGAATATATGTCAGCCGGCAGGATGCGCACGTACGTCACGTCATCAATGAAGAAGAAGTGATGCAAGTGCTGGCCGAAAAGGGCTTTGTCCGCATTGTGCTCACGCCGCTGTCCATGGCGGATAAAATAGCCATCTACTCTTCCGCTCAGGTTATCGTCTCTCCGTTCGGAAGCGGAAGTATTAATACCGCGTTTTGCAATCCAGGCTCTACCTTGATCGAACTGACGCCTGTAACGGTTATGGATGGTTACTTCTGGAAAATAAGCAATCACGCCGGGATGAATTACTACGAGGTGGTCTGTGATATCGAGCAGCCGCCGAAGCCGCTCGGCGGCGCTGACAACCTGATCGTAGACATTGAAAAGCTGAAGCGCGTGCTTCATATGGCAGGCATTTAG